The Limnochorda sp. LNt genome includes a region encoding these proteins:
- a CDS encoding inorganic diphosphatase, with amino-acid sequence MAGLPESVLVVIEVPKGTQNKYEYDPATGRMVLNRVLYSPMYYPGEYGFVPDTLAEDGDPLDVLVISSIATFPGCAVPVRVLGALDMEDDKGPDTKVLGVVSVDPRLEEMDTLADVPHHFLREVEHFFKVYKELEGKPCIIRGWHDARHAWRLIVEARRRFLSGARDISSPSSVACGERPR; translated from the coding sequence GTGGCAGGCCTGCCGGAGTCGGTGTTGGTGGTCATCGAGGTGCCCAAGGGCACCCAGAACAAGTACGAGTACGACCCCGCCACCGGCCGCATGGTGCTCAACCGGGTGCTCTACTCGCCCATGTACTATCCCGGCGAGTACGGCTTCGTACCCGATACGCTGGCCGAGGACGGCGATCCCCTGGACGTGCTGGTCATCTCCAGCATCGCGACCTTCCCGGGGTGCGCCGTGCCCGTGCGGGTGCTGGGCGCACTCGACATGGAGGACGACAAGGGGCCCGATACCAAGGTCCTGGGCGTCGTAAGCGTCGACCCGCGGCTGGAGGAGATGGATACGCTGGCCGACGTGCCCCACCATTTCCTGCGGGAGGTCGAGCACTTCTTCAAGGTCTACAAGGAGCTCGAGGGCAAGCCCTGCATCATCCGTGGCTGGCACGACGCACGCCATGCCTGGCGGCTGATCGTGGAGGCCCGGCGGCGCTTCCTCAGTGGCGCCCGTGACATCTCCTCCCCGTCCTCCGTCGCCTGCGGCGAGCGACCCCGCTAG
- a CDS encoding metal-sulfur cluster assembly factor, with protein sequence MAASPLTEDAVREALKQVVDPELGINVVDLGLVYGISIEGGRVHVRMTLTAIGCPLAFMVNQMVDQAVRQLPGVQEVEVELVWDPPWTPERMSEEARALLGFW encoded by the coding sequence ATGGCAGCCTCGCCGTTGACCGAGGACGCGGTCCGAGAGGCGCTCAAGCAGGTCGTCGACCCGGAGCTCGGCATCAACGTCGTGGACCTGGGGCTGGTCTACGGCATCTCCATCGAGGGCGGCAGGGTGCACGTGCGCATGACGCTGACGGCCATCGGCTGCCCGCTGGCCTTCATGGTCAACCAGATGGTGGACCAGGCCGTTCGACAGTTGCCGGGGGTCCAGGAGGTCGAGGTGGAGCTGGTCTGGGATCCGCCCTGGACGCCCGAGCGCATGAGCGAGGAGGCCAGAGCGCTTCTCGGCTTCTGGTGA
- the metG gene encoding methionine--tRNA ligase, with protein sequence MGETSGKFYVTTPIYYPSDRLHIGHAYTTTAADALARWHRFLGEEVFFLTGSDEHGQKIQRKAEARGVSPQQYVDEIVATFKELWKRLDIQYDRFIRTTDPDHVRVARYIFKTIYEKGDIYKSTYEGWYCVQCETFWLESKLVEGKCPDCGRPVEWLEEESYFFRLSKYADRLLRHIREHPEFIQPPSRRNEMVAFIEQGLEDLCVSRTTFDWGIPVPVDERHVIYVWFDALTNYLTGVGYLEEPAKFARYWPADLHLVGKEIVRFHTIIWPIILMAADLPLPKQVFGHGWLLFDQQKMSKSRGNVVDPNVLIDRYGSDAIRYFLLREVSFGQDGNFSEQALIDRTNADLANDLGNLVYRALSILERYEQGIVPEPGPEQPVDRELVELAEQVASEANRRMLELDINTALATIWRFVGRANKYIDQTEPWQLNRRRPQDPAAAERLRTVLYHLAEALRVTALLVAPFLPKTGQAIWEQLGIDEPLASQRFSDLSWGRIRPGTRTRRGQPLFPRILGEESARQVPVGQESQGAPAASEGATARAAAGVAQTPAPGGEAQEDDGLIGIEEFARVRLRVATVLEAGRIPGADRLLKLQVDLGEGRPRQIVAGIARHYAPESLVGKRIVVVANLKPATLRGERSEGMLLAATAPDGQLTLVTVEEPVPPGSVVK encoded by the coding sequence ATGGGTGAGACGAGCGGCAAGTTCTACGTGACGACGCCCATCTACTACCCGAGCGATCGGCTTCACATCGGCCACGCCTACACGACCACGGCGGCCGATGCGCTGGCGCGCTGGCATCGCTTCCTGGGCGAGGAGGTCTTCTTCCTGACCGGCTCGGACGAGCACGGCCAGAAGATCCAGCGCAAGGCCGAGGCGAGAGGCGTCAGCCCCCAGCAGTACGTCGACGAGATCGTCGCCACCTTCAAGGAGCTGTGGAAGCGGCTCGACATCCAGTACGACCGCTTCATCCGCACCACGGACCCCGACCACGTCCGGGTCGCCCGGTACATCTTCAAGACCATCTACGAGAAGGGCGACATCTACAAGAGCACCTACGAGGGCTGGTACTGCGTCCAGTGCGAGACCTTCTGGCTGGAGAGCAAGCTGGTGGAGGGCAAGTGTCCCGACTGCGGGCGGCCCGTCGAGTGGCTCGAGGAGGAGAGCTACTTCTTCCGACTCTCCAAGTACGCCGACCGCCTGCTGCGGCACATCCGCGAGCACCCCGAGTTCATCCAGCCGCCCAGCCGGCGCAACGAGATGGTCGCCTTCATCGAGCAGGGGCTGGAGGATCTGTGCGTCTCCCGCACGACCTTCGATTGGGGCATTCCGGTGCCCGTCGACGAGCGCCACGTCATCTACGTCTGGTTCGACGCGCTGACCAACTACCTGACCGGCGTCGGCTACCTGGAGGAGCCGGCCAAGTTCGCCCGGTACTGGCCGGCGGACCTGCACCTGGTGGGCAAGGAGATCGTACGCTTCCACACCATCATCTGGCCCATCATCCTGATGGCGGCCGACCTGCCGTTGCCCAAGCAGGTCTTCGGGCACGGGTGGCTGCTGTTCGATCAGCAGAAGATGAGCAAGTCGAGGGGCAACGTGGTGGACCCCAACGTGCTCATCGACCGCTACGGCAGTGACGCCATCCGCTACTTCCTGCTGCGGGAGGTGTCGTTCGGGCAGGACGGCAACTTCTCCGAGCAGGCCCTCATCGATCGCACCAACGCGGATCTGGCCAACGACCTGGGCAACCTGGTCTACCGGGCCTTGAGCATCCTGGAGCGCTACGAGCAGGGCATCGTGCCCGAGCCGGGACCGGAGCAGCCCGTCGATCGCGAGCTGGTGGAGCTGGCCGAGCAGGTGGCGTCCGAGGCCAACCGGCGGATGCTGGAGCTGGACATCAACACGGCGCTGGCCACCATCTGGCGTTTCGTGGGCCGCGCCAACAAGTACATCGACCAGACCGAGCCCTGGCAGCTCAACCGGCGCCGCCCGCAGGACCCGGCGGCCGCGGAGCGGCTGCGCACCGTGCTCTACCACCTGGCCGAGGCGCTGCGAGTGACGGCGCTGTTGGTCGCACCCTTCCTGCCCAAGACCGGGCAGGCCATCTGGGAGCAGCTGGGCATCGACGAGCCGCTGGCGAGCCAGCGCTTCTCCGACCTGAGCTGGGGACGGATCCGGCCCGGCACCCGCACGCGGCGGGGCCAGCCGCTGTTTCCCCGCATCCTCGGCGAGGAGAGCGCCCGGCAGGTACCGGTGGGCCAGGAGAGCCAAGGCGCCCCCGCCGCTTCCGAGGGTGCGACGGCCCGGGCCGCGGCAGGCGTGGCCCAGACGCCGGCGCCCGGCGGCGAGGCCCAGGAGGATGACGGCCTGATCGGCATCGAGGAGTTCGCCAGGGTGAGACTGCGGGTGGCGACGGTGCTGGAGGCCGGCCGGATACCCGGTGCGGATCGACTGCTCAAGCTCCAGGTGGATCTGGGCGAGGGGCGGCCCCGCCAGATCGTGGCGGGCATCGCGCGTCACTACGCCCCCGAGTCGCTGGTCGGCAAGCGCATCGTGGTGGTGGCCAACCTCAAGCCGGCCACCCTGCGCGGCGAGCGCTCGGAGGGGATGCTCCTGGCCGCCACGGCTCCCGATGGCCAGCTGACGCTCGTGACGGTCGAGGAGCCCGTGCCACCGGGGAGCGTGGTCAAGTGA
- a CDS encoding TatD family hydrolase encodes MTAASGAEAPPLVDTHLHLDDTRFDDDRETVLRRARQSGVRAVLSCSTDLDSARYTLALARRFAAGDAMPAVGVAVGVHPHQAGRVGSIEAALEALERLAAEPQVRAIGEIGLDFHYDFSPRDVQQELFERQLDLAQRIGKPVCVHAREAEPTVLATIRRYPRVRGVLHAFAGDREQAEQALALGWYLGVGGMLTFRNADAIRAVVSAAPLERLVLETDAPYLAPVPHRGRRNEPAYVALVAESLARLHALPVEAVAQLTTRAAVELLGLEF; translated from the coding sequence GTGACGGCCGCTTCCGGGGCGGAGGCCCCCCCGCTGGTCGACACGCACCTGCACCTCGACGACACACGCTTCGACGACGACCGGGAGACGGTGCTGCGCAGGGCTCGGCAGAGCGGCGTGCGGGCTGTCCTGAGCTGCAGCACCGACCTCGACAGCGCCCGGTACACCCTGGCATTGGCCCGCCGCTTCGCCGCCGGCGACGCGATGCCAGCGGTGGGCGTCGCGGTCGGCGTCCACCCCCACCAGGCGGGCCGGGTCGGCTCGATCGAGGCGGCGCTCGAGGCGCTGGAGCGGCTGGCCGCCGAGCCTCAGGTGCGGGCCATCGGCGAGATCGGGCTGGACTTCCACTACGACTTCTCGCCGCGTGACGTGCAGCAGGAGCTCTTCGAGCGGCAGCTCGACCTGGCCCAGCGGATCGGCAAGCCCGTCTGCGTCCACGCGCGGGAGGCGGAGCCCACCGTGCTCGCGACCATCCGGCGCTACCCGCGGGTGAGGGGCGTGTTGCACGCCTTCGCCGGCGACCGGGAGCAGGCCGAGCAGGCCCTGGCGCTGGGCTGGTACCTGGGCGTGGGCGGGATGCTGACCTTCCGCAACGCCGACGCCATTCGGGCCGTCGTCAGCGCGGCGCCATTGGAGCGTCTGGTCCTCGAGACCGACGCGCCCTACCTGGCGCCGGTGCCCCACCGCGGCCGGCGCAACGAGCCCGCCTACGTCGCGCTGGTGGCCGAGAGCCTGGCGCGCCTGCACGCGCTGCCTGTCGAGGCCGTCGCACAGCTGACCACGCGAGCGGCGGTCGAGCTGTTGGGGCTGGAGTTCTAG
- a CDS encoding class II aldolase/adducin family protein, whose amino-acid sequence MLLARLRAEVVGVGRRLLQTGLVVGTSGNVSARDPETGYIAISPSGMEYDRIEADDVPVVDGQGRRVEGRRRPSTELPTHLLVYRHRADVGAVVHTHSTYATVLAVLGWSLPPILGEAAAVLGGEVRVAEYATTGTEQLGRYTVEALEGRQAALLRNHGAIAVGRDLREALQAAWVLESTARVYWAARVAGSPLLLPPDEVMRVRQGYLAHYGQRPGGSGPRSVEGVRTSP is encoded by the coding sequence ATGCTGCTGGCACGATTGCGGGCAGAGGTGGTCGGAGTCGGCCGGAGGCTCTTGCAGACCGGGCTCGTGGTGGGTACCTCCGGCAACGTCAGCGCCCGGGACCCCGAGACGGGCTACATCGCCATCTCCCCCTCGGGGATGGAGTACGACCGCATCGAGGCCGACGACGTGCCCGTCGTCGACGGACAGGGTCGCCGGGTGGAGGGGCGCCGGCGCCCCTCCACGGAGCTCCCGACGCACCTGCTCGTCTACCGCCACCGGGCCGACGTGGGGGCCGTGGTGCACACTCACTCGACCTACGCCACCGTCCTGGCGGTGCTCGGCTGGTCGCTGCCGCCCATCCTGGGGGAGGCCGCCGCCGTGCTGGGCGGGGAGGTGCGGGTGGCGGAGTACGCCACCACGGGCACCGAGCAGCTCGGTCGGTACACCGTGGAGGCCCTCGAGGGGCGCCAGGCGGCTCTCCTGCGCAACCACGGGGCCATCGCGGTGGGCCGCGACCTGCGCGAGGCCCTCCAGGCGGCCTGGGTGCTGGAGTCGACCGCGCGTGTCTACTGGGCGGCGAGGGTGGCCGGCTCGCCGCTGCTGCTGCCCCCCGACGAGGTGATGCGGGTGCGCCAGGGCTATTTGGCCCACTACGGCCAGCGACCCGGCGGCTCGGGGCCCCGCAGCGTCGAGGGGGTGCGCACCTCGCCGTGA
- a CDS encoding DUF1015 family protein gives MPKVWLLSGIRYDPARVGDVGTLLADAADWRPLARRPAGGPSRLESGPETGTSDARPHASRLFSDWAGTVVSEWLARGLLVRDEEPTLYLYEARRPVPEERRHGPGVAEIASYRAVVAALGVSEPAPPRRVESLDPAAVDPMMPVMKAFAVDVAPVWGLFAKAAAGPRRTRLDEILAGTVEQGEPVLAIEAGDGSSHRVWRLQVDLAQELADILSQVPIAVVQGGLQVEALRRLAAQSPDGRVNGVPPSVLAFLTPCDSPADAGETPAILPVHRLLLASSRLDAAGVERRLSAYFRLIDVATEAEAPASLELVDAALAQLGRARDEFTGFVLYLGGGRVKVARSKGRMLMENWTHPLGRTTWRAMDVNVLHALAFERALGIGLEASRLHAPPLDVEESAPGAIERVDRGEAAAAFLLPPPSPQQLLTVALDSNPIPADSVRPWPPIPAGLILRWRRPS, from the coding sequence ATGCCGAAGGTCTGGCTGCTGTCGGGTATCCGCTACGATCCGGCCCGCGTGGGCGACGTGGGCACCCTGCTGGCCGACGCCGCCGACTGGCGTCCGCTGGCCCGCCGACCGGCGGGAGGGCCGTCGCGGCTCGAGAGCGGGCCCGAGACCGGCACCAGCGACGCTCGCCCCCATGCCTCCCGCCTCTTCTCCGACTGGGCCGGCACGGTGGTGAGCGAGTGGCTGGCCAGGGGGCTGCTGGTGCGCGACGAGGAGCCCACGCTCTACCTCTACGAGGCCAGGCGCCCGGTGCCGGAGGAGCGGCGGCACGGCCCCGGAGTCGCCGAGATCGCCTCCTACCGGGCCGTGGTGGCGGCGCTGGGGGTGAGCGAGCCGGCGCCACCCAGGCGCGTCGAGAGCCTCGACCCGGCGGCCGTCGACCCCATGATGCCCGTGATGAAGGCCTTCGCCGTCGACGTCGCCCCCGTCTGGGGCCTCTTCGCCAAGGCGGCCGCTGGTCCCCGGCGGACGCGGCTCGACGAGATCCTGGCCGGGACCGTCGAGCAGGGCGAGCCCGTCCTGGCCATCGAGGCGGGCGACGGGAGCTCCCACCGAGTCTGGCGCCTGCAGGTCGACCTCGCCCAGGAGCTGGCCGACATCCTTTCGCAGGTGCCCATCGCCGTCGTGCAGGGCGGGCTGCAGGTGGAGGCCCTCCGGCGCCTGGCGGCCCAGTCCCCCGACGGGCGGGTCAACGGGGTGCCGCCGTCGGTGCTGGCATTTCTCACGCCCTGCGACTCGCCCGCCGATGCCGGCGAGACCCCGGCGATCCTGCCGGTGCACCGCCTGCTGCTGGCATCGTCACGCCTCGATGCGGCAGGCGTGGAGCGGCGCCTCTCGGCCTACTTCCGCCTGATCGACGTCGCTACCGAGGCGGAGGCTCCCGCCTCCCTCGAGCTCGTCGATGCGGCGCTGGCACAGCTGGGACGGGCTCGCGACGAGTTCACCGGCTTCGTCCTGTACCTGGGAGGGGGGCGGGTCAAGGTGGCGCGCTCCAAGGGACGCATGCTGATGGAGAACTGGACCCATCCCCTGGGCCGGACGACGTGGCGGGCGATGGACGTCAACGTGCTGCACGCGCTGGCCTTCGAGCGGGCGCTGGGCATCGGCCTCGAGGCGAGCCGCCTGCACGCGCCACCCCTCGACGTGGAGGAGTCGGCGCCGGGCGCCATCGAGCGGGTGGACCGCGGCGAGGCCGCGGCCGCCTTCTTGCTGCCGCCCCCATCGCCCCAGCAACTGCTGACCGTAGCCCTCGACAGCAACCCCATCCCCGCCGACTCGGTGCGCCCGTGGCCCCCCATCCCGGCGGGGCTGATCCTGCGCTGGCGACGGCCCTCCTGA
- a CDS encoding NAD+ synthase, producing MHRLRIALAQIDATVGDLEGNARKIETLAAAAYEAGAQLVAFPELALTGYPPEDLLLRPGFVRENRRVLDALARRLPPIVAVVGFVDADDDIYNAAAVVAAGQIRAVHRKMLLPNYGVFDELRYFEAGRRPLVVQLGSWRIGINICEDIWYPDGPARLQSLVGGAQLLVNLSSSPYHMGKIAQRERMLATRATDYRVALAFVNMVGGQDELVFDGSSAVIDEDGRTVARAPCFEEALVVADVDPASVFHRRLHDPRRRQQRLYLSQHEAAPAVEMVALDPRPARPSAPAPPAAPVSVVTDAHPLPEPEAEVWGALRLGLRDYVAKNGFETVAVAMSGGIDSSLVAALAVDALGPRRVVGVTMPSRFTSPESLQDAQEVARRLGIRCEVVPIEPVFEAYLQALAPLFGGRPFDTAEENLQARIRGTLMMALSNKFGWLVLTAGNKSELAVGYLTLYGADTAGGFAVIKDLPKTWVYRLARWRNGREDEPVIPERVLVKPPSAELRPGQRDTDELPPYEELDPMIAAYVEEDRDAPELVAMGFRPQTVERFAAMVARSEFKRRQAPPGVKVTPRAFGRDWRFPITNRYVERLPS from the coding sequence ATGCACCGGCTGCGCATCGCCCTGGCTCAGATCGACGCGACCGTCGGAGACCTGGAGGGTAACGCGCGCAAGATCGAGACCCTGGCCGCGGCGGCTTACGAGGCCGGCGCGCAGCTCGTCGCCTTTCCCGAGCTGGCCCTGACGGGCTACCCGCCCGAAGACCTGCTCCTCCGTCCGGGCTTCGTGCGGGAGAACCGTCGGGTGCTGGACGCCCTGGCCCGGCGCCTGCCCCCCATCGTGGCGGTCGTGGGCTTCGTCGACGCCGACGACGACATCTACAACGCCGCCGCGGTGGTGGCGGCCGGGCAGATCCGGGCGGTGCATCGCAAGATGCTCCTGCCCAACTACGGCGTCTTCGACGAGCTGCGCTACTTCGAGGCCGGCCGCCGGCCGCTGGTGGTGCAGCTGGGCTCCTGGCGCATCGGCATCAACATCTGCGAGGACATCTGGTACCCCGACGGCCCCGCCCGGCTCCAGAGCCTGGTAGGCGGCGCCCAGCTGCTGGTCAACCTGTCGAGCTCGCCGTACCACATGGGCAAGATCGCCCAGCGGGAGCGGATGCTGGCCACCCGCGCCACTGACTATCGCGTGGCCCTGGCCTTCGTCAACATGGTGGGCGGCCAGGACGAGCTGGTCTTCGACGGCAGCAGCGCCGTCATCGACGAGGACGGCCGTACCGTGGCGCGAGCCCCGTGCTTCGAGGAGGCGCTGGTGGTGGCCGACGTGGACCCGGCGTCGGTCTTTCATCGCCGGCTGCACGACCCCCGGCGCCGCCAGCAGCGGCTCTACCTGAGCCAGCACGAGGCAGCGCCGGCCGTCGAGATGGTCGCCCTCGACCCGCGGCCGGCACGGCCGTCGGCCCCCGCCCCTCCAGCGGCCCCGGTCTCCGTGGTGACCGATGCCCACCCTCTGCCCGAGCCCGAGGCGGAGGTGTGGGGTGCCCTGCGTCTGGGCCTGCGTGACTACGTGGCCAAGAACGGCTTCGAGACGGTGGCCGTGGCGATGTCGGGTGGCATCGACTCGTCGCTGGTGGCGGCCCTGGCCGTCGACGCCCTCGGGCCCCGGCGGGTGGTGGGCGTGACGATGCCTTCCCGGTTCACCTCCCCCGAGAGCCTGCAGGATGCGCAGGAGGTCGCGCGGCGACTGGGCATCCGCTGCGAGGTCGTGCCCATCGAGCCCGTCTTCGAGGCCTACCTGCAGGCCTTGGCTCCTCTCTTCGGCGGACGTCCCTTCGACACGGCCGAGGAGAACCTGCAGGCCCGCATCCGCGGCACGCTGATGATGGCGCTCTCCAACAAGTTCGGGTGGCTGGTGCTGACGGCTGGCAACAAGAGCGAGCTGGCCGTGGGTTACCTGACCCTGTACGGTGCCGACACGGCCGGCGGCTTCGCCGTCATCAAGGACCTGCCCAAGACCTGGGTCTACCGCCTGGCCCGCTGGCGCAATGGTCGGGAGGACGAGCCGGTCATCCCCGAGCGCGTCCTGGTCAAGCCCCCCTCGGCCGAGCTGCGGCCCGGCCAGCGCGACACCGACGAGTTGCCGCCCTACGAGGAGCTGGACCCCATGATCGCCGCCTACGTCGAGGAGGACCGCGACGCTCCCGAGCTGGTCGCCATGGGCTTCCGGCCCCAGACCGTGGAGCGCTTCGCGGCCATGGTGGCGCGCAGCGAGTTCAAGCGGCGGCAGGCGCCCCCGGGGGTCAAGGTGACCCCCCGGGCCTTCGGCCGGGACTGGCGCTTCCCCATCACCAACCGGTACGTCGAGCGCCTGCCGTCGTAG
- a CDS encoding DUF441 family protein, which yields MWESLLLLALGALGLAGGNDAVGLAALLALALRTLGTPGTVESVARQSTEIGILFLVLGLLLPAVGGVAGAPELFGRVALTRTGLLSFVVGLVSSRLAADGVSLMRERPEVLLGLVLGSLAGVWALGGIPVGPLVAAGLVALMARLL from the coding sequence ATGTGGGAGTCGCTGCTGCTGCTGGCATTGGGCGCCCTGGGGCTGGCCGGGGGCAACGACGCCGTCGGACTGGCGGCGCTGCTGGCCCTGGCCCTGCGCACCCTGGGGACGCCCGGCACGGTGGAGAGCGTGGCCCGTCAAAGCACCGAGATCGGCATCCTCTTCCTGGTGCTGGGACTGCTGCTGCCCGCGGTGGGCGGAGTGGCCGGGGCGCCCGAGCTCTTCGGGCGGGTGGCCCTGACCCGCACCGGCCTGTTGAGCTTCGTGGTCGGGCTGGTCTCGAGCCGCCTGGCCGCGGACGGCGTCTCCCTCATGCGGGAGCGCCCGGAGGTGCTGCTGGGGCTGGTGCTGGGCTCGCTGGCCGGGGTCTGGGCGCTGGGCGGGATCCCCGTAGGCCCCCTGGTGGCGGCGGGCCTGGTGGCCCTGATGGCACGCCTGTTGTGA
- a CDS encoding AbrB/MazE/SpoVT family DNA-binding domain-containing protein, whose amino-acid sequence MKSTGIVRKVDDLGRVVIPIELRRTLQINEKDPLEIYVDGEKIILKKYEPTCIFCGNAENLHRYRDKNICADCLHQLRQVS is encoded by the coding sequence ATGAAGTCGACCGGCATCGTGCGCAAGGTCGACGACCTGGGCCGTGTCGTCATCCCGATCGAACTCCGGCGCACCCTGCAGATCAACGAGAAGGACCCGCTCGAGATCTATGTCGACGGCGAGAAGATCATCCTGAAGAAGTACGAGCCGACGTGCATCTTCTGTGGCAACGCCGAAAACCTTCACCGATACCGCGACAAGAACATCTGCGCCGACTGCCTGCACCAGTTGCGCCAGGTCTCCTGA